The following is a genomic window from Flavobacteriales bacterium.
CCGACCAGAACGTGAAGTACTGGCGCTGGACGGGCTCCACCGACACCCTTGGCGCACCACGCGATGGCCGGTGGCGGTTCATCATGGGCGACAGCGACATGGGCTTGGGCTATGCCGGGCCAGTGACGGCCGACCTGTTCAGGCATGTGGAACAACATCAGGGGCCGGTGGCTCAGCTGCACAAGGCCGTCCTGCGCTCCCCGGTCCTGCGCCATCGGTTCCGTTCCATCGTCATCGGCCTCCTCGATGGACCGCTCTCGGAAGCAAGCATGGTGGCCGCGATCGATGCGGAGTCCGCGCTGATCGCTCCCGAGATGCCCCACCATGTGGACCGGTGGCGCCGGCCTTCGTCCGTGGCGCAGTGGTCGCGAAAGGTGGAGGAACTACGGATCTTCGCGCGGGCCAGGGGCGCCGTGGTGCGCGACCAGCTTCATCACCACGATCCGACACCCTGATCGATGCTCGACTTCCTGCGGAACGAACTGCAGTTCATCCTGATCGTCACGATCTGGGTGTTCTCCACCGTGTTCGCCGGTCCGATCATCTATGCCTTGTTACCGCTCACGGTCTTCCTGTTCTACCGGAGGGAGTCGCTCGGGGACATTCTGTTCGGCTTCATCCTCATCCTGGTGCTATCGGACATGACGCCGGATGTCTTGGTGATGCGGAAGATCAAGACGGCCAAGTACGCCTACATCATCGCGCTCTCCCTCATCCTGTTGGTGGAGCAGCACCGCTTCACACCGTTGTCCGGCGTCTTCAAGGTCTTCCTGCCCTTCTTCGTGTACGCCTTCGTTCCGCTGGTGTTCGGCAACGACCCGATCACGGGGATCCAGAAGACCCTGAGCTATGCGCTGCTCTATCTCGTCGTGCCGAACTACGTGCTGCTCAATTTCCGCCAGCGCGGCTGGGACTTCTTCCGGGACCTTGTGCGCTTTCTGGTGGTCTTCCTGGTGGCGATGTGGCTGATGAGGTTCTTCCGCATCGTGCCTGTCTATGTGGCCGGCCGTTTCCGCGGGCTCTTCGGCAACCCCAACGGCCTCGGGATCTTCACCTTCCTGGTCTTCACCCTGTACACCATCCTCAACCACCTCAGGAAAGACCTCTTCCCGTTCCGGCAGCGCATGACGAACTATGCCGTCATCGTGACCTTTCTGGTGCTGTGCGGGTCGCGCACCTCACTGGTGGCCACAGGCATGTTCCTGCTCTTCAGTCGCTTCTTCAGCTTGTCCCCCTTCATCGGCTTCATCGGCTTCGTGGCCTTCCTCGGCATCATTGAACTGGTGAGCTCGAACCTGGCCACCATCGTCATCAGCCTCGGCCTGCAGGAGTACTTCCGTTTGGAGACGCTGGATGATGGGTCAGGACGCTACATCGCCTGGGCATTCGCCTGGCAGAAGATCCAGGACTACTTCATGCTCGGCGGCGGCTTTGGGAACGATGAGTACATCATGCGCCACAACTACGCCTATTTGCGGACATTGGGTCATCACGGTGGCGTGCACAACAGCTACCTCACCATGTGGTTCAACGTGGGCATCGTGGGCATCCTCATCTACTTCCGCAGCTACTTCCTCATCTTCTTCAAGGCCAGCAAGCGGGTGCCCATGGCCTTCGCCGCCATGTTCGCCGTGATGTTCAGCGTGCTCTATGAATCCTGGCTCACCGGATCGCTCAACCCCTTCACCATCATCCTGGTGATGATCATGACCGTGGTGACCGAGCCGGAGATCGTGGAGTGGGAGGAACGGGAACAGGCCGCCCTGGAGGAGGAGGCCGCACTGCCCGCTCAGGACCTCCGCGAGCTGACCCCGGGCGCTGGGATGGAGGGGCTTACTTTGCGCCCTTCATGAGCGGACGCCTCAGACGCTGGACGATCCTGTCGATCACCCTTGCGGCGCTGCTTGGCGCGGGTGCATGGGCCGGGCACCGGGCCTTGGTCCGTCGCGGTCATCCCGGGCTGCCCACCTTCCTGCGCCAGTGGGCGGTGAACTACCCGGCGAGCTTCGCGGTGGAGCCGCCCGTCATCGCCATCGAGGTGGACGAGGCCGAGATGGCCCGGCTGGAGAACGTGGTGGAACTGGCGCGCGAGCGCGGCGTCATCATGCCCGAAGGCAACGAGCCGGTGGAGGCGCGTTTCAGCGTGGACGGGCGAAGTTTCAAGGGGCGTGTGCGCATCAAGGGCAAGCTCAGCGACCATGTGCAGGGCGGGAAGTGGAGCTTCCGCGTGCTGGCGCGCAAGGACGGCGGTCTCCTCGGCATGAAGCGCTTCAGCCTGCAGCACCCGGGCACACGCAACTACCTCTGCGACTGGTTCTACCACCGCCTGATGGCCGGCGAGGGCCTGATCGCCCTGCGCTATGGGTTCTGCCGCGTCACCTTCAACGGGGAGGACCTCGGTGTGTACGCCTATGAGGAGCACTTCGGCGAGGAATTGGCCGAGCACAACGAGCGCGTGGCCGGGCCGCTGCTGCGCTTCGACCCCGGGCTGTTCTGGCAGCACCGCCTCAACAGCATGGAGGGCCTGCGCTTGGATGAAGCCTACGCGGACTACCAGGCCGCCGAGCTGGACGCCTACGGCTCCAACGACCTGGCGGCCGACCCGCAGGGCCGTCGCCTGTTCGAGGAGGCCCTCGCTCTGGTGCAGGCCTTCCGCCGCGGCGAGCTCCCTGCCTCGGTCGTGTTCGATGCGGACCGCACCGGGCGCCGCCTGGCGCTGCTCGACCTCGTGGGCGGCCACCACAGCTTGGACTGGAGCGACGTGAAGTTCCACTTCGATCCGGTGCTCAAGCGGCTGGAACCGGTGAGCTACGAGAGCTTCAGCGCCTTCCGCATTCGCGAGCTGGCCGGCGCGTACCGGTACCGCGGCCGGGTGCGCGAGCAGGACGAGCTGCACACCCAGCTGCTCAGCGACCCGGCCATCATGGCGGCCTACGTGCACCATCTGGAGCGCTACGCCCGGCCCGCCTACCTGGACAGCGCCTTCGTCGCGCTCAAGGGTGCCCTGGACACCGCCAGCGCCACGCTCTACCGCGAGTTCCCTTACAAGGAGCTGGACCGCGGCATCTACGTCGCCAACCAGCGCGCCATCCGCGCGCTGCTCGATCCGCCCAAGCACGCGCACCTGCACCTCGACCGCCGTTCGGGCGATACGTTGGAGCTGGTGGCCGTACCCCATGAGGCCCTGCCGGTGCAGGTGGACAGCCTGCGCCTGGCCGACGGACGACGCTTTCCACCGGTGGGAACGGCCGTCGTGCTCCCCCGTCCGCGCGGGGGGGTGGGGCGCCCTCAGGTGCTGCGCTTCATCACCGGCCCGTTGAGCGACAGCGCCCTCACCGATGCGCAGGCCATCGCGGGCTTCCTGGGAGCCGCCCGCCGCAAGGCCGCCCCGGTGTCGCCCTTCAAGCTGAACGATGTCCGTGACCTGGACCTGGCCGCGTTGGCCGCACCGAACGTGGAACGCTTCCCCTTCCTGGTGCGCGACGAGGCGGCACGGACCATCACCTTCACCCCAGGCCGGTGGACGCTCAGCGAGCGTCTGGTGCTGCCGGAGGGCTGGACCGTTGTGGCCATGTCCCCTTTGCGCATCGAGTTGGTCAACGGCGCCGAGATCGTGAGCCGCTCGCCGCTGCGGTGGACCGGCACCGAGGACAGGCCCATCGTGGTCACCGCCCCGGACAGCAACAGCCTGGGGGTTCATGTGCTGGAGGCCGGCGGTCGATCGGTGCTGGACCATGTGCGGTTCGAGGGCCTCATGCGCTTCAAGGAGGATCAGCCGCGCAGCGCCGACGTCAGCTTCCACCGGTCGCCGGTGACGATCACCCACGCGGTCTTCAGCGGAACCGGCAGCACCCTGCTGGCCATCTCCGGGGGGGAGGCCCAGCTGCGCCACAGCACCTTCGCCGGCGGCTCCGACCAGCTGG
Proteins encoded in this region:
- a CDS encoding O-antigen ligase family protein — protein: MLDFLRNELQFILIVTIWVFSTVFAGPIIYALLPLTVFLFYRRESLGDILFGFILILVLSDMTPDVLVMRKIKTAKYAYIIALSLILLVEQHRFTPLSGVFKVFLPFFVYAFVPLVFGNDPITGIQKTLSYALLYLVVPNYVLLNFRQRGWDFFRDLVRFLVVFLVAMWLMRFFRIVPVYVAGRFRGLFGNPNGLGIFTFLVFTLYTILNHLRKDLFPFRQRMTNYAVIVTFLVLCGSRTSLVATGMFLLFSRFFSLSPFIGFIGFVAFLGIIELVSSNLATIVISLGLQEYFRLETLDDGSGRYIAWAFAWQKIQDYFMLGGGFGNDEYIMRHNYAYLRTLGHHGGVHNSYLTMWFNVGIVGILIYFRSYFLIFFKASKRVPMAFAAMFAVMFSVLYESWLTGSLNPFTIILVMIMTVVTEPEIVEWEEREQAALEEEAALPAQDLRELTPGAGMEGLTLRPS
- a CDS encoding CotH kinase family protein, producing the protein MSGRLRRWTILSITLAALLGAGAWAGHRALVRRGHPGLPTFLRQWAVNYPASFAVEPPVIAIEVDEAEMARLENVVELARERGVIMPEGNEPVEARFSVDGRSFKGRVRIKGKLSDHVQGGKWSFRVLARKDGGLLGMKRFSLQHPGTRNYLCDWFYHRLMAGEGLIALRYGFCRVTFNGEDLGVYAYEEHFGEELAEHNERVAGPLLRFDPGLFWQHRLNSMEGLRLDEAYADYQAAELDAYGSNDLAADPQGRRLFEEALALVQAFRRGELPASVVFDADRTGRRLALLDLVGGHHSLDWSDVKFHFDPVLKRLEPVSYESFSAFRIRELAGAYRYRGRVREQDELHTQLLSDPAIMAAYVHHLERYARPAYLDSAFVALKGALDTASATLYREFPYKELDRGIYVANQRAIRALLDPPKHAHLHLDRRSGDTLELVAVPHEALPVQVDSLRLADGRRFPPVGTAVVLPRPRGGVGRPQVLRFITGPLSDSALTDAQAIAGFLGAARRKAAPVSPFKLNDVRDLDLAALAAPNVERFPFLVRDEAARTITFTPGRWTLSERLVLPEGWTVVAMSPLRIELVNGAEIVSRSPLRWTGTEDRPIVVTAPDSNSLGVHVLEAGGRSVLDHVRFEGLMRFKEDQPRSADVSFHRSPVTITHAVFSGTGSTLLAISGGEAQLRHSTFAGGSDQLEAVHAAVQATGLRFLGAADDAVSVHGGGASFTELVIDGAKGEAVKATALARVELTNATLTHCGTGIEAREGSSVVMSAGRIDAQQAAHAGKDEVRNGPVRIELRDVDVPEGAGFKTGQGSSILLNGRAVGAAKAAEGT